From Streptomyces sp. NBC_00775, one genomic window encodes:
- a CDS encoding hydroxyacid dehydrogenase, which yields MSRRMTVAIAMQPEVAALALTEELIARLDKNAQVQPDVIVDFTDPAARRNLADADVLLTGWGCPLVDDAVLDAAPRLRAIVHAAGSVKHHLTPEVWQRGILVSSAASANALPVAQYTVGAILLAGKRAFRLARDYARGQYKNKLAGDTGNHERVVGIVGASRTGRLVLELLAPHGFQLLVSDPTLDAHGAAGLPPAAQVELVGLDDLLRRSDIVSLHAPALPETHHLLDDRRLALMRDGAVLINTARGHLIDTEALLRNCADGRIDAVLDVTDPEPLPAGHPLLSLPNVTVTPHVAGAMGTEIRRLGEFAVTEIERLTADEPLHGRIRADQLAQLA from the coding sequence GTGAGCCGTCGCATGACCGTCGCGATCGCGATGCAGCCAGAGGTCGCCGCCCTCGCCCTCACCGAAGAGCTGATCGCTCGGCTCGACAAGAACGCGCAGGTCCAGCCCGATGTCATCGTCGACTTCACGGACCCCGCCGCCCGCCGGAACCTGGCGGACGCGGACGTGCTGCTCACCGGCTGGGGCTGCCCCCTCGTCGACGACGCCGTCCTCGACGCGGCACCCCGGCTGCGCGCGATCGTGCACGCCGCGGGATCGGTGAAACACCACCTCACCCCCGAGGTCTGGCAGCGAGGGATCCTCGTCTCCTCGGCGGCCTCCGCCAACGCCCTCCCCGTCGCGCAGTACACCGTCGGCGCGATCCTGCTCGCCGGCAAGCGCGCGTTCCGGCTGGCCCGCGACTACGCACGCGGCCAGTACAAAAACAAGCTCGCCGGCGACACCGGCAACCATGAGCGCGTCGTCGGGATCGTCGGCGCCTCCCGCACCGGACGTCTCGTCCTGGAACTGCTGGCCCCGCACGGCTTCCAACTGCTGGTCAGCGACCCGACCCTGGACGCTCACGGGGCGGCCGGACTGCCTCCGGCCGCACAGGTGGAGCTGGTCGGCCTGGACGACCTGCTGCGCCGCAGCGACATCGTCAGCCTGCACGCCCCGGCCCTGCCCGAGACCCACCACCTGCTCGACGACCGCCGGCTCGCCCTGATGCGCGACGGTGCCGTCCTGATCAACACCGCACGCGGACACCTGATCGACACCGAGGCACTGCTACGGAACTGCGCGGACGGCCGGATCGACGCGGTCCTGGACGTCACCGACCCCGAGCCACTGCCCGCCGGACACCCGCTGCTGTCCCTGCCCAACGTGACGGTCACGCCCCATGTGGCCGGGGCGATGGGCACCGAGATACGCCGGCTCGGCGAGTTCGCCGTCACCGAGATCGAACGCCTCACCGCCGACGAGCCCCTGCACGGGCGCATCCGCGCCGACCAGTTGGCGCAGCTCGCCTGA
- the ngcE gene encoding N-acetylglucosamine/diacetylchitobiose ABC transporter substrate-binding protein, whose protein sequence is MNTQPPKFSRRSLFRATAVAAFAVSGSGLLAACASADGDTDAGSAKGKASATNPFGIDESAPLDVVVFKGGYSDDYAKFDEKLYAKKYPKAKISHSGITEVQTELQPRFVAGNPPDVIDNSGAKKIAMGTLVADGQLAELADLLKAPSADDQDTTVADTILPGALDAATFDGKVMGLPYVFTVNGFWYSQTLFDKHGWTWPTTWDGLTELAAKIKKAGIAPFAYGGTTAPDYFFSPLMALAAKQGGVDVIKAIDNLEANAWHAAPVKAAAAAIAGLASSGYFLKGSEGLDHTQAQTAWVQGKAALYHSGSFIENEMKAITPDGFDMVFGPVPPLSADGALPQSALHATAGEIYVVPAKAKNVRGGKEFLRTMLSKKAASNFTETTHALTVVKGATGDKDFGSTALGSVLKAVTAAGDDLFNYRFMTWYADMATTLKSEVANLLAGRIDASEFLSKMQAKADAVAADSSITKFKI, encoded by the coding sequence GTGAACACCCAGCCCCCGAAGTTCTCCAGACGATCCCTGTTCAGGGCCACAGCGGTCGCCGCCTTCGCCGTGTCCGGCTCCGGCCTGCTGGCCGCCTGTGCCTCCGCCGACGGTGACACCGACGCCGGCTCGGCCAAGGGCAAGGCCAGCGCCACCAACCCGTTCGGCATCGACGAGAGCGCCCCGCTGGACGTCGTCGTCTTCAAGGGCGGTTACAGCGACGACTACGCCAAGTTCGACGAGAAGCTGTACGCCAAGAAGTACCCGAAGGCGAAGATCAGCCACTCCGGCATCACCGAGGTCCAGACCGAGCTTCAGCCGCGGTTCGTCGCCGGCAATCCGCCGGACGTCATCGACAACAGCGGCGCCAAGAAGATCGCGATGGGCACGCTGGTCGCCGACGGCCAGCTGGCCGAGCTGGCCGACCTGCTGAAGGCCCCCTCGGCCGACGACCAGGACACCACCGTCGCGGACACGATCCTGCCGGGCGCGCTGGACGCGGCCACGTTCGACGGCAAGGTGATGGGCCTTCCGTACGTCTTCACCGTCAACGGCTTCTGGTACTCCCAGACGCTGTTCGACAAGCACGGCTGGACCTGGCCGACCACCTGGGACGGCCTGACCGAGCTGGCCGCCAAGATCAAGAAGGCGGGCATCGCCCCGTTCGCGTACGGCGGCACGACGGCGCCCGACTACTTCTTCAGCCCGCTCATGGCACTCGCGGCCAAGCAGGGCGGCGTCGATGTGATCAAGGCGATCGACAACCTGGAAGCCAACGCGTGGCACGCCGCACCGGTCAAGGCCGCCGCCGCGGCGATCGCGGGGCTGGCCTCGTCCGGGTACTTCCTCAAGGGCAGCGAGGGCCTGGACCACACCCAGGCGCAGACCGCGTGGGTCCAGGGCAAGGCCGCGCTGTACCACTCCGGTTCGTTCATCGAGAACGAGATGAAGGCGATCACCCCGGACGGGTTCGACATGGTCTTCGGCCCGGTCCCCCCGCTCTCGGCGGACGGTGCCCTGCCGCAGAGCGCGCTGCACGCCACCGCCGGGGAGATCTACGTCGTCCCGGCCAAGGCCAAGAACGTCCGCGGCGGCAAGGAGTTCCTGCGGACCATGCTCTCCAAGAAGGCCGCGTCCAACTTCACCGAAACGACCCATGCCCTCACCGTCGTCAAGGGGGCCACCGGCGACAAGGACTTCGGTTCCACCGCGCTGGGCTCGGTGCTGAAGGCCGTCACCGCGGCCGGGGACGACCTGTTCAACTACCGGTTCATGACCTGGTACGCCGACATGGCCACCACGCTGAAGTCCGAGGTCGCCAACCTGCTCGCCGGACGCATCGACGCGAGTGAGTTCCTCTCCAAGATGCAGGCCAAGGCAGACGCCGTCGCCGCCGACTCCTCCATCACGAAGTTCAAGATCTAG
- a CDS encoding carbohydrate ABC transporter permease: MNHGKARIVLLFLVVPLTLYGVLVVSPYAQAFSISLTSWSGFTADKPFVGLDNFQRLFQDPVFWRALGHNGLLLLVVPLVTIVLGLFFAAMLNVGGSGGKVAGVRGSALYRRVYFLPHILPVVITAILWQFIYNPQIGLLNGGLDAIGLGGLAHTWLGDPAVALWSLIAVMVWAGVGFYVVLFSAAMQSIPKDIFEAADLDGAGRFQTLTRITLPLLRETVQVAWIYLGIHALDAFALFMVLTPTGGPDNSTLVLSQYLYLSAFGNGKFGYATAIGVMLCLLSLLLTAFTFRGSRGKNTIEF, encoded by the coding sequence GTGAACCACGGAAAAGCCCGCATCGTCCTTCTCTTCCTGGTGGTGCCGCTCACCTTGTACGGGGTGCTGGTGGTCTCCCCCTACGCACAGGCGTTCTCGATCTCGCTGACCAGCTGGTCCGGGTTCACCGCCGACAAGCCCTTCGTCGGGCTCGACAACTTCCAACGCCTCTTCCAGGACCCGGTCTTCTGGCGGGCCCTGGGCCACAACGGGCTGCTCCTGCTGGTGGTTCCGCTGGTCACGATCGTGCTGGGGCTGTTCTTCGCCGCCATGCTCAACGTGGGCGGCTCGGGCGGCAAGGTGGCGGGAGTCCGGGGCTCGGCGCTCTACCGCCGGGTCTACTTCCTTCCGCACATCCTCCCCGTGGTGATCACGGCGATCCTGTGGCAGTTCATCTACAACCCGCAGATCGGGCTGCTCAACGGCGGACTGGACGCGATCGGGCTGGGCGGACTGGCCCACACCTGGCTCGGCGACCCGGCCGTCGCCCTGTGGTCGCTGATCGCGGTGATGGTCTGGGCAGGCGTCGGTTTCTACGTCGTGCTGTTCAGCGCCGCGATGCAGTCCATCCCGAAGGACATCTTCGAGGCCGCTGACCTGGACGGTGCCGGACGCTTCCAGACGCTGACCCGCATCACCCTGCCGCTCCTGCGGGAGACCGTCCAGGTCGCCTGGATCTACCTGGGCATCCACGCGCTCGACGCGTTCGCGCTGTTCATGGTTCTCACGCCCACCGGCGGCCCGGACAACTCCACCCTGGTGCTCTCCCAGTACCTGTACCTGTCCGCGTTCGGGAACGGCAAGTTCGGCTACGCCACGGCGATCGGCGTGATGCTGTGCCTGCTGAGCCTGCTGCTGACGGCGTTCACCTTCCGCGGCTCCCGCGGCAAGAACACGATCGAGTTCTGA
- a CDS encoding carbohydrate ABC transporter permease: MKTSSHPTHTATSLPRPAAHQVHDRVPEPATRPTRSRIQNVGAHAATGATHALLVFWALLATVPLLWALISAFKDNRELFGNPWQLPSTWHADNFARAWSRASIGDYFVNTLIVVFGSLVLTMILGSMVAYVLARFTFPGCRLIYYAFVAGMAFPVVLALVPLFFVVKNLGLLGSYQGMILVYTAYALPFTVFFLTSFFRTLPTAVAEAALIDGASQEAIFFRIMLPMAKPGLLSVGIFNFLGMWNQYLLPVALNSDRDKYVLSQGLANLASQQGYEADWSALFAGLVIAAVPVIGLYLVLQRRIQAGLTVGMLK; this comes from the coding sequence ATGAAGACTTCGTCCCACCCCACGCACACGGCCACGAGCCTTCCGCGCCCCGCCGCGCACCAAGTGCACGATCGGGTCCCGGAGCCCGCCACGCGGCCAACTCGGAGTCGCATCCAGAACGTTGGCGCTCACGCGGCCACCGGAGCCACCCACGCCCTGCTCGTCTTCTGGGCCCTGCTGGCCACCGTGCCCCTGCTCTGGGCCCTGATCAGCGCGTTCAAGGACAACCGGGAGCTGTTCGGCAACCCCTGGCAACTGCCGAGTACTTGGCACGCCGACAACTTCGCCCGCGCCTGGTCCAGGGCGAGCATCGGCGACTACTTCGTCAACACCCTGATCGTCGTGTTCGGTTCGCTGGTCCTCACGATGATCCTGGGCTCCATGGTCGCCTACGTGCTGGCCCGGTTCACCTTCCCCGGATGCCGGCTCATCTACTACGCGTTCGTCGCCGGAATGGCGTTTCCCGTCGTGCTGGCCCTGGTCCCGCTCTTCTTCGTCGTCAAGAACCTCGGCCTGCTCGGCAGCTACCAGGGCATGATCCTCGTCTACACGGCGTACGCGCTGCCGTTCACCGTCTTCTTCCTGACCAGCTTCTTCCGCACACTGCCCACGGCGGTGGCCGAGGCCGCCCTCATCGACGGCGCCTCGCAGGAGGCCATCTTCTTCCGGATCATGCTGCCCATGGCCAAGCCGGGCCTGCTGTCGGTCGGCATCTTCAACTTCCTCGGCATGTGGAACCAGTACCTGCTGCCGGTCGCGCTCAACTCCGACCGCGACAAGTACGTGCTGTCGCAGGGCCTGGCGAACCTGGCCAGCCAGCAGGGCTACGAGGCGGACTGGAGTGCCCTGTTCGCCGGACTCGTCATCGCGGCGGTCCCCGTGATCGGCCTCTATCTCGTACTCCAGCGACGCATCCAGGCCGGTCTGACCGTGGGGATGCTCAAGTGA
- a CDS encoding LacI family DNA-binding transcriptional regulator: protein MHDPQGGPPRAATIRDVAARAGVSPATVSRVLTGSRPVSSAAQARIQRAIKELDYVVNAQARALSAPHSRTVAILLPALSWQFHNRVASGIEQQAINEDRLCVVCSTRSNPDREIALLETLRQHNTEAVVLIGGTVVTPHYAERIARFARVLDASGSRLVLCGRPAPEPDLPITVVNYDHEGGAHAAVSHLLSLGHRSIALLGGTPHHTTTDLRVAGYRRAHEDHGITPDPGLLLLGGTDRTFGYTTVRSHLAAGRLPYTAAFCFDDYLAAGAMAAAREGGLSLPDDLSLIGYNDEPICADLYPPLNSVHVPFDELGRTAVRMALHRDDPMYSDQDVMLGTHLVMRQSVRSARARP, encoded by the coding sequence ATGCACGACCCTCAGGGCGGGCCTCCGAGAGCCGCAACCATCCGTGACGTCGCCGCAAGAGCAGGAGTCTCCCCAGCGACCGTCTCCCGGGTGCTGACCGGCAGCCGCCCGGTGTCCTCCGCGGCGCAGGCACGCATCCAGCGGGCCATCAAAGAGCTGGACTACGTGGTCAACGCCCAGGCGCGTGCCCTGTCGGCCCCGCACTCACGCACCGTGGCGATCCTGCTTCCGGCGCTGTCCTGGCAGTTCCACAACCGGGTGGCCAGCGGCATCGAACAACAGGCCATCAACGAGGACCGGCTCTGCGTCGTCTGTTCCACCAGAAGCAACCCGGACCGGGAGATCGCGCTGCTGGAGACGCTGCGCCAGCACAACACCGAGGCGGTCGTGCTCATCGGCGGGACGGTCGTGACCCCCCACTACGCCGAGCGCATCGCCCGCTTCGCCCGGGTCCTCGACGCCAGCGGCTCCAGGCTGGTGCTCTGCGGTCGCCCCGCCCCGGAGCCCGACCTGCCGATCACGGTCGTGAACTACGACCACGAGGGCGGCGCCCACGCGGCCGTCAGCCACCTGCTGTCCCTGGGCCACCGGAGCATCGCCCTCCTCGGCGGCACGCCCCACCACACCACGACCGACCTGCGCGTCGCCGGCTACCGCCGCGCGCACGAGGACCACGGCATCACTCCCGACCCGGGACTCCTCCTCCTCGGAGGAACCGACCGGACCTTCGGCTACACGACCGTGCGCTCCCATCTGGCCGCCGGGCGCCTGCCGTACACCGCGGCCTTCTGTTTCGACGACTACCTCGCGGCCGGGGCCATGGCCGCCGCCCGTGAGGGAGGTCTGTCCCTCCCGGACGACCTGTCGCTCATCGGCTACAACGACGAGCCGATCTGCGCCGACCTGTACCCGCCGCTGAACTCGGTGCACGTTCCCTTCGACGAACTGGGCCGCACCGCGGTGCGGATGGCCCTGCACCGCGACGATCCGATGTACAGCGACCAGGACGTCATGCTGGGCACGCACCTCGTCATGCGCCAGAGCGTGCGCTCGGCCCGCGCGAGGCCATAG
- a CDS encoding DEAD/DEAH box helicase, giving the protein MGDGVYSAGAAVAEREPVGADTAVSVRLAAVFLPAPLPREGRVAFWDPDGERLPPGKRTELTVVRPHGPGIRRGTVPALTLPVAEALPLLAGARRDPAAHPATACWGAAALHALRLVARGRLLPGLTADGLDAWRAGPLDQDDIAHLRAVAAALPYEGHAVPLPGKGPLRLPEPEALMRSFLDAVADTLPRTPAAPYTSGKPFAASEPQRLPGAHDWAAEVAAGMDAGVRISLRLDLSAYQLFDDGEGARRAGAAVVQVHSLADPTLVVDATALWAGEADAVFGPRARVDAALAVRRAARVWPPLDRLSEQDVPDVLALSEEELSDLLGIAATRLGAAGVAVHWPRDLAHDLSAAAVVRPAPGSATDGTGFFESEELLQFRWQLALGGDPLSEAEMDTLAEAHRPVVRLRDQWVLVDPALVRKARKRELGLLDPVDALSVALTGTAEIDGETVEAVPVGALAALRDRLTAGVAPVEPPPGLEAKLRDYQLRGLAWLDLMTSLGLGGCLADDMGLGKTITVIALHLRRARSEPTLVVCPASLLGNWQREITRFAPGVPVRRFHGPDRTLEDLDSGFVLTTYGTMRSAASRLAQQPWGMVVADEAQHVKNPYSATAKALRTIPSPARVALTGTPVENNLSELWALLDWTTPGLLGPLKSFRARHARAVENGEDEEAVARLARLIRPFLLRRKKSDPGIVPELPPKTETDHPVPLTREQASLYEAVVRESMLAIETAGGIARRGLVLKLLTALKQICNHPALYLKEDARAAAHGPTARSGKLALLDELLDTLLAEDGSALVFTQYVGMARLITSHLAARAVPVELLHGGTPVADREHMVDRFQSGATPVLVLSLKAAGTGLNLTRAGHVVHFDRWWNPAVEEQATDRAYRIGQTQPVQVHRLITEGTVEDRIAEMLEAKRALADAILGSGEASLTELTDRELSDLVSLRRSA; this is encoded by the coding sequence ATGGGGGACGGCGTGTATTCGGCGGGCGCGGCGGTTGCCGAGCGCGAGCCGGTGGGGGCCGACACGGCGGTGTCCGTGCGCCTCGCCGCCGTCTTCCTGCCCGCGCCACTTCCCCGCGAGGGACGGGTCGCGTTCTGGGATCCGGACGGCGAGCGGCTCCCGCCGGGCAAGCGGACCGAACTGACGGTCGTACGGCCGCACGGCCCCGGAATCCGCAGAGGCACCGTCCCCGCGCTCACCCTGCCGGTCGCCGAGGCCCTGCCGCTGCTGGCCGGGGCGCGCCGGGACCCCGCCGCGCATCCCGCCACGGCCTGCTGGGGCGCGGCCGCGCTGCACGCGCTGCGGCTCGTCGCACGCGGGCGACTGCTGCCCGGGCTTACGGCCGACGGGCTCGACGCCTGGCGCGCGGGCCCGCTGGACCAGGACGACATCGCCCACCTCAGGGCGGTGGCCGCGGCCCTTCCGTACGAGGGACACGCCGTCCCGCTGCCCGGCAAGGGCCCGCTCCGGCTGCCCGAGCCGGAAGCGCTGATGCGGTCCTTCCTGGACGCGGTCGCCGACACACTGCCGCGCACCCCGGCCGCGCCCTACACCTCGGGGAAACCCTTCGCGGCGAGCGAGCCGCAGCGGCTGCCCGGTGCCCACGACTGGGCCGCCGAGGTCGCCGCGGGCATGGACGCGGGCGTACGGATCTCACTCCGCCTGGACCTGTCCGCGTACCAGCTCTTCGACGACGGCGAGGGAGCGCGGCGGGCGGGCGCGGCCGTCGTCCAGGTGCACAGCCTCGCCGACCCCACCCTCGTCGTGGACGCGACGGCCCTGTGGGCGGGGGAGGCCGACGCGGTCTTCGGCCCCCGCGCGCGCGTCGACGCGGCCCTCGCCGTCCGCCGCGCGGCCCGCGTCTGGCCGCCCCTGGACCGGCTGTCCGAGCAGGACGTGCCGGACGTACTCGCCCTCTCCGAGGAGGAGCTGTCCGACCTGCTCGGGATCGCGGCGACCCGGCTCGGCGCGGCCGGGGTCGCCGTGCACTGGCCCCGGGACCTCGCCCACGACCTGAGCGCGGCGGCGGTGGTGCGCCCCGCGCCCGGGTCGGCGACGGACGGCACCGGGTTCTTCGAGAGCGAGGAACTGCTCCAGTTCCGCTGGCAGTTGGCCCTCGGCGGTGACCCGCTCAGCGAGGCCGAGATGGACACCCTGGCCGAGGCCCACCGCCCGGTCGTCCGGCTGCGCGACCAATGGGTGCTCGTCGACCCGGCCCTCGTCCGCAAGGCCCGCAAGCGCGAGCTGGGACTGCTCGACCCGGTCGACGCGCTGTCCGTCGCGCTCACCGGCACCGCGGAGATCGACGGCGAGACGGTCGAGGCGGTACCGGTCGGCGCGCTGGCCGCGCTGCGCGACCGCCTGACGGCGGGCGTGGCTCCGGTGGAACCACCCCCAGGCCTTGAGGCCAAGCTCCGGGACTACCAACTCCGCGGCCTCGCCTGGCTCGACCTCATGACCTCCCTCGGCCTCGGCGGCTGCCTCGCCGACGACATGGGGCTCGGCAAGACCATCACGGTCATCGCCCTGCATCTGCGCCGGGCCCGCAGCGAGCCCACCCTGGTCGTCTGCCCGGCATCGCTGCTGGGCAACTGGCAGCGGGAGATCACCCGTTTCGCGCCCGGCGTCCCCGTCCGCCGCTTCCACGGCCCCGACCGCACCCTGGAAGACCTCGACAGCGGCTTCGTCCTCACCACGTACGGGACGATGCGGTCGGCCGCGTCACGGCTCGCCCAGCAGCCGTGGGGCATGGTCGTCGCGGACGAGGCACAGCACGTCAAGAACCCCTACTCGGCGACGGCGAAGGCCCTGCGGACGATTCCGTCCCCCGCGCGCGTGGCGCTCACCGGCACCCCCGTGGAGAACAACCTCTCCGAACTCTGGGCCCTGCTCGACTGGACGACCCCCGGCCTGCTCGGCCCCCTCAAGTCCTTCCGCGCCCGGCACGCGCGCGCCGTGGAGAACGGCGAGGACGAGGAGGCGGTGGCCCGCCTGGCCCGGCTGATCCGCCCGTTCCTGCTCCGCCGCAAGAAGTCCGACCCCGGAATCGTCCCCGAGCTCCCGCCCAAGACGGAGACGGACCACCCGGTCCCCTTGACCCGCGAACAGGCCTCCCTCTACGAGGCGGTGGTCCGCGAGTCCATGCTGGCGATCGAGACCGCCGGAGGCATCGCGCGCCGCGGCCTGGTCCTGAAGCTCCTCACCGCCCTCAAGCAGATCTGCAACCACCCGGCGCTGTATCTGAAGGAGGACGCCCGAGCCGCCGCCCACGGTCCCACCGCCCGCTCCGGCAAACTGGCCCTGCTCGACGAGCTGTTGGACACCCTGCTGGCCGAGGACGGTTCGGCACTGGTCTTCACGCAGTACGTGGGGATGGCCCGGCTGATCACGTCCCACCTCGCCGCCCGCGCCGTCCCCGTGGAGCTGCTGCACGGCGGCACACCGGTCGCCGACCGCGAACACATGGTGGACCGCTTCCAGAGCGGGGCGACCCCGGTTCTGGTGCTGTCCCTCAAGGCCGCCGGCACCGGTCTGAACCTCACCCGCGCCGGCCATGTCGTCCACTTCGACCGCTGGTGGAACCCCGCCGTCGAGGAACAGGCCACCGACCGCGCCTACCGCATCGGCCAGACCCAGCCCGTCCAGGTCCACCGCCTCATCACCGAGGGCACGGTCGAGGACCGCATCGCCGAGATGCTCGAAGCGAAGCGCGCGCTCGCCGACGCGATCCTCGGCTCCGGCGAGGCGTCCCTGACGGAACTGACCGACCGTGAGCTGTCGGACCTGGTGTCCCTTCGGAGGTCGGCGTGA
- a CDS encoding sugar kinase: MTASLPRQASPPDEPQRPPEDPRRKFRRRALTLLIIVLLIGVPAGYLVISANQSRNSGKQKEEKYSATGLTEGWPSRVQRRLYQVPIPGKSTDVAYYETNNWKTSRLYVQFGTTNAGLDKFLANVGTSRDALQKGDITISARDQKVVGWEFTGAGPWWGLVHKQKDPAPTQDIVVNWSQPQHPMVYVVSRTIP; the protein is encoded by the coding sequence GTGACGGCCTCCCTGCCGCGCCAGGCGTCGCCGCCGGACGAGCCGCAGCGGCCGCCGGAGGACCCACGCCGCAAGTTCCGCCGCCGTGCCCTCACCCTGCTGATCATCGTGCTGCTCATCGGCGTCCCCGCCGGCTATCTGGTGATCTCCGCCAACCAGAGCCGCAACAGCGGCAAGCAGAAGGAGGAGAAGTACTCGGCGACCGGCCTCACCGAGGGCTGGCCGTCGCGCGTCCAGCGCCGCCTCTACCAGGTGCCCATTCCGGGGAAGTCCACGGACGTCGCCTACTACGAGACGAACAACTGGAAGACCAGCCGCCTGTACGTGCAGTTCGGCACCACCAACGCGGGCCTGGACAAGTTCCTCGCCAACGTCGGCACCAGCCGTGACGCCCTGCAGAAGGGCGACATCACCATCAGCGCCCGCGACCAGAAGGTCGTCGGCTGGGAGTTCACCGGCGCCGGCCCCTGGTGGGGGCTCGTCCACAAGCAGAAGGACCCGGCACCCACCCAGGACATCGTCGTGAACTGGTCCCAGCCCCAGCACCCCATGGTCTACGTGGTCTCGCGCACGATTCCCTGA
- a CDS encoding ROK family glucokinase — MSTYRDLAHRGSARATVLRTVGTRERRSHLTAPRVPTVGIDIGGTKVMAGVVDADGNILEKVRAETPDKSKSPKVVEDTIVELVLDLSDRHDVHAVGIGAAGWVDAERNRILFAPHLSWRNEPLRDRLAGRLAVPVLVDNDANAAAWAEWRFGAGRGEDHLVMITLGTGIGGAILEDGQVKRGKFGVAGEFGHMQVVPGGHRCPCGNRGCWEQYSSGNALVREARELAAADSPVAYGIIEHVKGNIADITGPMITELAREGDAMCIELLQDIGQWLGVGIANLAAALDPSCFVIGGGVSAADDLLIGPARDAFRRHLTGRGYRPEARIARAQLGPEAGMVGAADLARLVARRFRRANRRRVERYERYERYVESRRTPESL; from the coding sequence ATGAGCACCTACCGCGACCTCGCACACCGCGGCTCCGCGCGGGCCACCGTCCTGCGGACCGTCGGGACGCGCGAGCGCCGTTCCCACCTGACGGCGCCCCGCGTCCCCACCGTCGGCATCGACATCGGCGGTACGAAGGTGATGGCGGGCGTCGTGGACGCCGACGGCAACATCCTGGAGAAGGTCCGCGCCGAGACGCCGGACAAGTCCAAGAGCCCCAAGGTCGTCGAGGACACCATCGTCGAGCTGGTCCTGGACCTCTCCGACCGGCACGACGTGCACGCGGTCGGCATCGGCGCCGCCGGCTGGGTCGACGCGGAGCGCAACCGCATCCTGTTCGCCCCCCACCTCTCGTGGCGCAACGAGCCCCTGCGCGATCGCCTCGCGGGGCGGCTCGCCGTCCCCGTCCTGGTCGACAACGACGCCAACGCCGCGGCATGGGCCGAGTGGCGCTTCGGCGCCGGCCGCGGCGAGGACCACCTCGTCATGATCACGCTCGGCACCGGAATCGGCGGCGCGATCCTGGAGGACGGCCAGGTCAAGCGCGGCAAGTTCGGTGTCGCCGGCGAGTTCGGCCATATGCAGGTCGTGCCCGGCGGCCACCGCTGCCCGTGCGGCAACCGCGGCTGCTGGGAGCAGTACAGCTCCGGCAACGCGCTGGTCCGCGAGGCCCGCGAGCTCGCCGCCGCGGACTCCCCGGTGGCGTACGGGATCATCGAGCACGTCAAGGGCAACATCGCCGACATCACCGGCCCGATGATCACCGAGCTGGCCCGCGAGGGCGACGCCATGTGCATCGAACTGCTCCAGGACATCGGCCAGTGGCTCGGCGTCGGCATCGCGAACCTGGCCGCCGCCCTGGACCCCTCCTGCTTCGTCATCGGCGGCGGCGTCAGCGCCGCCGACGACCTGCTGATCGGCCCCGCGCGGGACGCGTTCCGCAGACACCTCACGGGCCGCGGCTACCGCCCCGAGGCCCGGATCGCCCGCGCCCAGCTCGGCCCCGAGGCCGGCATGGTCGGCGCCGCCGACCTCGCCCGCCTCGTCGCCCGCCGCTTCCGCCGTGCCAATCGCCGCCGGGTGGAGCGCTACGAGCGCTACGAGCGGTACGTGGAGTCGCGCCGCACCCCGGAGTCGCTGTGA
- a CDS encoding ATP-binding cassette domain-containing protein, which produces MTTDSAATDRTALVELDDVSKYYGNIRALEGVSLEVHAGEISCVLGDNGAGKSTLIKIIAGRHQHDAGTLRIEGEETRLSSPREALDRGIATVYQDLAVVPLMPVWRNFFLGSEPTKGVAPFKRMDIDLMRRTTHAELLRMGIDLRDVDQPIGTLSGGERQCVAIARAVHFGAKVLVLDEPTAALGVKQSGVVLKYVAAARDAGLGVVLITHNPHHAYLVGDRFVLLKRGEMFSSNAREDITLDELTRQMAGGSELEDLRHELERT; this is translated from the coding sequence ATGACCACCGACTCGGCCGCCACGGACCGTACGGCGCTCGTCGAGCTCGACGACGTCAGCAAGTACTACGGCAACATCCGCGCCCTCGAAGGCGTCTCGCTGGAGGTCCACGCGGGGGAGATCTCCTGCGTGCTCGGCGACAACGGCGCGGGCAAGTCCACCCTCATCAAGATCATCGCGGGGCGGCACCAGCACGACGCGGGCACGCTGCGCATCGAGGGCGAGGAGACCCGGCTGTCCTCCCCGCGCGAAGCCCTGGACCGCGGAATCGCCACGGTCTACCAGGACCTCGCCGTCGTCCCGCTGATGCCGGTCTGGCGCAACTTCTTCCTCGGCTCCGAACCGACGAAGGGCGTCGCCCCCTTCAAGCGCATGGACATCGACCTCATGCGCAGGACCACCCATGCGGAGCTGCTGCGCATGGGCATCGACCTGCGCGACGTCGACCAGCCCATCGGCACCCTCTCCGGCGGTGAGCGCCAGTGCGTGGCGATCGCCCGCGCCGTCCACTTCGGCGCCAAGGTCCTCGTCCTCGACGAGCCCACCGCGGCCCTCGGCGTGAAGCAGTCCGGTGTGGTCCTCAAATACGTGGCCGCCGCACGGGACGCCGGCCTGGGTGTTGTGTTGATCACCCACAATCCGCACCACGCGTACCTGGTGGGTGACCGTTTCGTGCTCCTGAAGAGGGGTGAAATGTTCAGCAGCAACGCGCGTGAGGACATCACCCTCGACGAGCTGACGCGCCAGATGGCGGGCGGCAGCGAGCTGGAGGACCTGCGACACGAGCTGGAACGTACGTGA